A section of the Kribbella voronezhensis genome encodes:
- a CDS encoding AMIN-like domain-containing (lipo)protein yields MKSIHLIHRPNHRPNHRPIRRPLRAALAVLAVAAVPAAAVAVPAVADATTTTCPTGWGSLPEASTYRGLGQLTNVRTGRHDCFDRIVFDVRGKPSWFRVHYVPNVYTSGQGALVPLRGGAKLEIILSVPTYDDAGHSTYNPANIDELTNVSGFRTFRQVAYAGSFEGETAIGLGVRARLPFRVFTLTGTNNTSRIVVDVAHTW; encoded by the coding sequence CCACCTCATCCACCGACCGAACCACCGACCGAACCACAGACCGATCCGCCGACCTCTCCGAGCCGCCCTCGCCGTCCTGGCCGTCGCGGCCGTCCCGGCAGCCGCGGTCGCTGTGCCGGCCGTCGCCGACGCGACCACCACCACGTGCCCCACCGGTTGGGGTTCATTGCCTGAGGCAAGTACCTATCGCGGCCTCGGTCAGCTGACGAACGTCCGAACCGGCCGGCACGACTGCTTCGACCGGATCGTGTTCGACGTCCGCGGCAAGCCGTCGTGGTTCCGCGTGCATTACGTGCCGAATGTCTACACCAGCGGGCAAGGGGCGCTCGTGCCGCTGCGTGGCGGCGCCAAGCTGGAGATCATCCTGTCGGTGCCCACCTACGACGACGCCGGCCACAGCACCTACAACCCGGCGAACATCGACGAACTGACCAACGTCAGCGGCTTCCGGACCTTCCGGCAGGTCGCCTACGCGGGCAGCTTCGAAGGTGAGACCGCGATCGGCCTCGGCGTCCGCGCCCGCCTCCCGTTCCGGGTGTTCACTCTCACCGGCACGAACAACACCAGCCGCATCGTCGTGGACGTCGCCCACACCTGGTAG
- a CDS encoding CPBP family intramembrane glutamic endopeptidase, which produces MTSSTDSAGQVDRATADSVLVKEVWLVLALSLGASAVSALISFTGVLTSHHPIGDQTAVIVGSRAPGRPWLDLAWQVFAIVTALVPVALVAHLLARGGESLRTLGFDRRDAVRDLGRGAAVAACVGGVGLAFYLAAHASGVNLAVDPAQLPGTWWRVPVLIAVAAQNAVLEEVIVLGYLTRRLEQLGWSFRRRTTASAVLRGSYHLYQGLGGFAGNVVMGVLFCHLYRRWGRVMPLVAAHTLIDVVALVGATYLIGKVGWLPG; this is translated from the coding sequence GTGACCAGCTCCACTGACAGCGCCGGGCAGGTGGACCGGGCGACAGCTGACAGCGTGCTGGTGAAGGAGGTCTGGCTGGTCCTTGCGCTGTCCCTCGGCGCATCGGCCGTCTCGGCGTTGATTTCCTTCACCGGCGTGCTGACCTCCCATCACCCGATCGGTGACCAGACGGCGGTGATCGTCGGTTCCCGTGCGCCGGGACGGCCGTGGCTCGACCTTGCCTGGCAGGTCTTCGCCATCGTGACCGCGCTGGTCCCCGTCGCGCTGGTCGCGCACCTGCTGGCGCGCGGTGGCGAGTCCCTGCGGACTCTGGGGTTCGACCGACGGGACGCCGTACGGGATCTCGGGCGTGGAGCGGCCGTGGCTGCTTGTGTGGGTGGCGTCGGTCTGGCGTTCTACCTCGCGGCGCATGCGTCAGGGGTGAATCTCGCGGTCGACCCGGCGCAACTGCCCGGCACGTGGTGGCGGGTGCCGGTGCTGATCGCGGTCGCGGCGCAGAACGCGGTACTGGAGGAGGTCATCGTCCTCGGGTACCTGACCCGTCGACTGGAGCAGCTGGGCTGGTCCTTCCGCCGCCGTACGACGGCGAGCGCCGTACTGCGTGGGTCGTACCACCTCTACCAAGGACTCGGTGGCTTCGCCGGGAACGTGGTGATGGGGGTGCTGTTCTGCCACCTCTATCGCCGGTGGGGCCGGGTGATGCCGTTGGTGGCCGCGCACACGCTGATCGACGTGGTCGCGCTGGTCGGCGCGACGTACCTGATCGGCAAGGTCGGCTGGCTACCTGGCTGA
- a CDS encoding TIGR03557 family F420-dependent LLM class oxidoreductase — protein sequence MTKIGYFLSSEEYTPAELIEQARLAEEAGFDGLWISDHYHPWNDEQGQSAFVWSTIGAISQVCELPVTTAVTCPTVRIHPAVIAQAAATSAVLLNGRFALGIGSGEALNEHIFGDAWPTVDVRLEMLEEAVEIIRRLWTEDGFVSHHGKHYTVDNARIYTRPDAPVPIYMSGFGPEATDVAARIADGYITTTPDSDLLKRFRENGGGDKPTQVGFKVSYAPTEEEGIEQAHRIWANSGLPGELSQVLPSPRHFEQASQLVTKEQTAKSVTAGANAADHLKAFQPYLEAGFDEIYVANMGPHSVDMMKLYRDEVLPELRRR from the coding sequence ATGACCAAGATCGGATACTTCCTGTCCAGTGAGGAATACACGCCCGCCGAGTTGATCGAACAGGCGCGCCTCGCGGAGGAGGCCGGCTTCGACGGGCTGTGGATCAGCGACCACTACCACCCGTGGAACGACGAGCAGGGCCAGAGCGCGTTCGTGTGGTCGACGATCGGGGCGATCTCGCAGGTCTGCGAGCTGCCCGTCACCACCGCGGTCACCTGCCCGACCGTGCGGATCCACCCGGCCGTGATCGCGCAGGCCGCCGCGACCAGCGCAGTACTGCTGAACGGCCGCTTCGCGCTCGGGATCGGCAGCGGCGAGGCCCTGAACGAGCACATCTTCGGCGACGCCTGGCCGACGGTCGACGTCCGCCTGGAGATGCTCGAGGAGGCCGTCGAGATCATCCGCCGGCTGTGGACCGAGGACGGTTTCGTCAGTCACCACGGTAAGCACTACACCGTCGACAACGCCCGGATCTACACCCGGCCGGACGCGCCGGTGCCGATCTACATGTCCGGATTCGGGCCGGAGGCAACCGATGTGGCGGCCCGGATCGCGGACGGCTACATCACCACCACGCCGGACTCCGACCTGCTGAAGCGGTTCCGCGAGAACGGCGGCGGTGACAAGCCCACCCAGGTCGGCTTCAAGGTCAGCTACGCACCGACCGAGGAGGAAGGGATCGAGCAGGCGCACCGGATCTGGGCGAACTCGGGCCTGCCTGGTGAGCTGTCGCAGGTGCTCCCGTCGCCGCGGCACTTCGAGCAGGCGAGCCAGCTCGTCACCAAGGAGCAGACCGCGAAGTCCGTGACGGCCGGCGCGAACGCGGCCGATCATCTGAAGGCGTTCCAGCCGTACCTCGAGGCCGGCTTCGACGAGATCTACGTGGCGAACATGGGCCCGCACTCGGTCGACATGATGAAGCTGTACCGCGACGAGGTGCTCCCCGAGCTCCGCCGACGCTGA
- a CDS encoding TIGR03885 family FMN-dependent LLM class oxidoreductase produces MTAYGFHASHEQVPPADLLQAVVRAEQAGFTAAMCSDHFSPWSVRQGESGFAWSWLGAALQATGLPFGVVNAPGQRYHPAIIAQAIGTLASMYPGRFWAALGTGEASNEHITGDPWPRKELRNQRLEESVQVIRKLLQGDEVSHEGLVTVDRARLWTLPTEPPPLLAAAVSTSTAKWCAGWADGLITVAAEEDHLRRMISTYKENGGRGKVCLQVHLSYAADEDRALRIAHDQWRTNVFAPPLCWDVDSADAFDQAAEHVPPEAMRQAVRVSSEPAQHAEWLNAYAGLGFDAIFLHHVGREQSEFIDVFGEKVLPQLEVSAL; encoded by the coding sequence ATGACCGCCTACGGCTTTCACGCTTCCCATGAACAGGTCCCGCCCGCCGACCTGCTGCAAGCGGTGGTGCGCGCCGAGCAAGCGGGCTTCACCGCAGCGATGTGCTCGGACCACTTCAGCCCGTGGAGTGTGCGCCAGGGAGAGTCCGGCTTCGCCTGGTCCTGGCTCGGCGCGGCGCTGCAGGCGACCGGGCTGCCATTCGGCGTGGTGAACGCACCAGGTCAGCGGTACCACCCGGCGATCATCGCGCAGGCGATCGGCACACTGGCTTCGATGTACCCCGGCCGCTTCTGGGCCGCCCTGGGGACCGGCGAAGCCAGCAACGAGCACATCACCGGCGACCCGTGGCCTCGCAAGGAGCTGCGCAACCAGCGCCTCGAAGAATCGGTTCAGGTGATCCGGAAGCTCTTGCAGGGCGACGAAGTGAGCCATGAAGGACTGGTGACTGTCGACCGCGCCCGGTTGTGGACCCTGCCGACCGAGCCGCCCCCACTACTCGCCGCCGCGGTCTCCACCAGTACGGCGAAGTGGTGCGCCGGCTGGGCCGACGGGCTGATCACCGTCGCCGCCGAAGAAGACCACCTGCGCCGGATGATCTCGACGTACAAGGAGAACGGCGGACGCGGCAAGGTTTGCCTGCAGGTCCATCTGAGCTACGCCGCCGACGAGGATCGCGCGCTCCGGATCGCTCATGATCAATGGCGGACCAACGTCTTCGCGCCGCCGCTGTGCTGGGACGTCGACTCAGCCGACGCGTTCGACCAGGCGGCGGAGCACGTGCCGCCGGAGGCGATGCGGCAGGCGGTGCGGGTGTCGTCCGAGCCGGCCCAGCACGCCGAGTGGCTGAACGCGTACGCCGGCCTGGGCTTCGACGCGATCTTTCTGCACCACGTCGGGCGCGAGCAGTCGGAGTTCATCGACGTGTTCGGCGAGAAGGTTCTCCCCCAACTGGAAGTGAGCGCACTGTGA
- a CDS encoding glutathione synthase, whose amino-acid sequence MNGVLFVTDPLGGLQADVDASIGLMSATQDLGLDVWCCEPSDLAVANGNVLVQARRIRLRPRHPAGSGHRWTVDPIWWDELDRTVVDAAGFDLVHLRIDPPVDQRYLHTTYLLDLVEAAGTRVVNRPEGVRAMHEKLIALRFPELCPPTYVGAGLPGLRDFVAGVGTAVVKPVDGFAGLDVWLIGDDHAATALLESATHGGRRQVIAQQYLPAVEHGNKRLFLLDGDIVGAVLRRPSTDDFRIGPPVAVAGIDDADRAIVAALRPHLRRHGLAIAGLDVIGGRLIEVNVTCPGGMHKTDALLGTQLSRAMVRKLTESTLGVLT is encoded by the coding sequence ATGAACGGCGTGCTGTTCGTCACCGACCCGCTCGGCGGCCTGCAAGCAGACGTCGACGCCAGCATCGGGCTGATGAGCGCCACCCAGGACTTGGGCCTCGATGTCTGGTGCTGCGAACCCAGCGACCTAGCAGTTGCTAACGGCAACGTTCTCGTCCAGGCCCGGCGGATCCGCCTGCGCCCGCGACACCCCGCGGGCTCAGGCCATCGCTGGACGGTGGATCCGATCTGGTGGGACGAACTCGACCGGACTGTCGTCGACGCGGCCGGCTTCGACCTGGTGCACCTGCGCATCGACCCGCCGGTCGACCAGCGGTACCTGCACACGACATACCTGCTGGACCTGGTCGAGGCAGCGGGCACCCGCGTGGTCAACCGGCCCGAGGGCGTCCGGGCGATGCACGAGAAGCTCATCGCCCTGCGGTTCCCGGAGCTCTGCCCACCGACGTACGTAGGCGCCGGATTGCCCGGTCTCCGCGACTTCGTCGCCGGCGTCGGTACTGCGGTGGTCAAGCCGGTCGACGGTTTCGCGGGGCTCGACGTCTGGCTGATCGGCGACGACCACGCGGCCACCGCGTTGCTGGAGTCGGCCACCCACGGCGGCCGTCGCCAGGTGATCGCCCAGCAGTACCTCCCCGCTGTCGAGCACGGCAACAAAAGGCTGTTCCTGCTCGACGGCGACATCGTCGGAGCGGTCCTGCGCCGCCCGTCAACCGACGACTTCCGGATCGGACCGCCGGTCGCGGTCGCCGGGATCGACGACGCCGACCGCGCGATCGTCGCAGCACTCCGGCCGCACCTGCGCCGACACGGTCTCGCGATCGCCGGCCTCGATGTGATCGGAGGTCGCCTGATCGAGGTCAACGTGACCTGTCCCGGCGGCATGCACAAGACCGACGCCCTGCTAGGCACCCAACTCAGCCGAGCGATGGTGCGGAAGCTGACCGAATCGACCCTAGGAGTACTGACATGA
- a CDS encoding alpha-amylase family protein, giving the protein MRLTETADIWWKNAVVYCLDIETFFDTDGDGRGDIRGLSQRIDYLAELGVTCLWLMPFYPTPDRDDGYDITDFYGVDSRLGTHGDLVELITLATDRGIRVIADLVVNHTSDQHPWFQSARASRQSPYRDWYVWRDEPPADADKGIVFPDKETSLWQYDEQAGQYYLHQFYKQQPDLDIANPAVRDEILKIIGFWMQLGLSGFRVDAVPFLLDTKGAQDAGRLPRPHDYLRDLRAFLGRRDGQAMLLGEVNLPYKDTRRFFGDEDGDELTMCFDFIGMQKLYLSLARSEPAELVKALRERPEPPEEAQWGTFVRNHDELTLDKLTDDEKQEVFDAFGPEKTMQLYGRGLRRRLPTMLGNDQARLKMVYSLLFSMPGTPVLFYGEEIGMGENLEIEGRNAVRTPMQWTKGLNGGFSEADPDDLFRPMVEGDLSAESVNVADQRRDPDSLLNWIKLLIQRYRESPELSWGHCTILDPGVPSVFAHRSDYEEGTVVALHNFAAEPTEVKLAVEGAAAGLRVADLLSGTVTEVGTDGTLRHPVDAYGCCWLRVLHPGDRYLV; this is encoded by the coding sequence GTGAGGCTGACCGAGACTGCTGACATCTGGTGGAAGAACGCTGTCGTCTACTGCCTGGACATCGAGACGTTCTTCGACACCGACGGCGACGGCCGCGGCGACATCCGCGGCCTGTCGCAGCGGATCGACTATCTGGCCGAGCTCGGGGTCACCTGTCTGTGGCTGATGCCGTTCTACCCGACGCCCGACCGCGACGACGGCTACGACATCACCGACTTCTACGGGGTCGACTCGCGGCTGGGCACGCACGGGGACCTGGTCGAACTGATCACGCTGGCCACGGATCGAGGCATCCGGGTGATCGCCGACCTCGTCGTCAATCACACCTCGGACCAGCACCCGTGGTTCCAGAGCGCGCGGGCATCGCGGCAGTCGCCGTACCGGGACTGGTACGTGTGGCGCGACGAGCCGCCGGCGGACGCGGACAAGGGCATCGTGTTCCCGGACAAGGAGACCAGCCTGTGGCAGTACGACGAACAGGCCGGCCAGTACTACCTGCACCAGTTCTACAAGCAGCAGCCTGATCTCGACATCGCCAACCCGGCGGTCCGGGACGAGATCCTCAAGATCATCGGGTTCTGGATGCAGCTCGGGTTGTCGGGGTTCCGGGTCGACGCGGTGCCGTTCCTGCTGGACACCAAGGGCGCGCAGGACGCCGGCCGGTTGCCGAGGCCGCACGACTACCTGCGCGACCTGCGGGCCTTCCTCGGCCGGCGCGACGGCCAGGCCATGCTCCTCGGTGAGGTCAACCTGCCGTACAAGGACACCCGCAGGTTCTTCGGCGACGAGGACGGCGACGAGCTGACGATGTGCTTCGACTTCATCGGCATGCAGAAGCTCTATCTGTCGCTGGCCCGGTCCGAACCGGCCGAACTGGTGAAGGCGCTGCGCGAACGGCCCGAGCCGCCGGAAGAGGCGCAGTGGGGAACCTTCGTCCGCAACCACGACGAACTCACGCTGGACAAGCTGACCGACGACGAGAAGCAGGAGGTCTTCGACGCCTTCGGGCCGGAGAAGACCATGCAGTTGTACGGCCGGGGTCTGCGCCGCCGGTTGCCGACGATGCTCGGCAACGACCAGGCCCGGCTCAAGATGGTCTACAGCCTGCTCTTCAGCATGCCCGGGACCCCGGTGCTGTTCTACGGCGAAGAGATCGGCATGGGCGAGAACCTCGAGATCGAGGGACGCAACGCCGTCCGGACGCCGATGCAGTGGACGAAGGGCCTGAACGGCGGCTTCTCGGAGGCCGATCCCGACGACCTGTTCCGGCCGATGGTCGAGGGCGACCTGTCGGCGGAGTCGGTGAACGTCGCGGACCAGCGCCGCGACCCCGATTCGCTGCTCAACTGGATCAAGTTGCTGATCCAGCGCTACCGGGAGAGCCCGGAGCTGTCCTGGGGCCACTGCACCATTCTCGACCCGGGTGTCCCTTCGGTCTTCGCCCACCGGTCCGACTACGAGGAGGGCACGGTCGTCGCGCTGCACAACTTCGCCGCCGAGCCGACCGAGGTGAAGCTCGCCGTCGAAGGGGCAGCGGCCGGCCTGCGGGTGGCGGACCTGCTCAGCGGCACTGTCACCGAGGTGGGCACCGACGGCACTCTTCGGCACCCGGTCGACGCCTACGGCTGCTGCTGGCTTCGTGTCCTGCACCCCGGCGATCGCTATCTGGTCTGA
- a CDS encoding alpha/beta fold hydrolase — MFEGFTLDRIQVGDVTLRVRYGGSGPAVVLLHGHPRTHTTWYQVAPELARDYTVVCPDLRGYGQSGKPAADDEHTQYSKAAMAADVAGLMTALGHETYSVVGHDRGALVAFRSAMDHPDRVSKLVVMDGLPVVEHLERCSARFATEWWHWFFFAQTAKPAERVICADPETWYNAWTVNSPDQLGPENHADFLAAIRDPATVHGMVEDYRAGLGIDRRTEEEDRAAGRQIDCPMLMLWSTKDDLEQLYGDPLAIWRPWCPQVIGHGIDSTHHVAEQAPGALVDTLRGFL, encoded by the coding sequence ATGTTCGAAGGATTCACCCTGGACCGGATCCAGGTCGGCGACGTCACCCTGCGAGTCCGGTACGGCGGTTCGGGTCCGGCCGTGGTGTTGCTGCACGGGCATCCACGGACGCACACCACGTGGTACCAGGTGGCGCCGGAACTCGCCCGCGACTACACCGTGGTCTGCCCGGATCTGCGCGGCTACGGCCAGTCGGGCAAGCCTGCGGCGGACGACGAGCACACGCAGTACTCGAAGGCAGCCATGGCGGCGGATGTCGCCGGGCTGATGACCGCTCTCGGCCACGAGACGTACTCCGTGGTCGGCCACGACCGAGGCGCGCTGGTCGCCTTCCGGAGCGCGATGGACCATCCTGACCGGGTCAGCAAGCTGGTGGTGATGGACGGGCTGCCGGTCGTCGAGCACCTGGAGCGGTGCAGTGCCCGGTTCGCCACCGAGTGGTGGCACTGGTTCTTCTTCGCCCAGACCGCCAAACCGGCCGAGCGGGTGATCTGCGCCGATCCGGAGACCTGGTACAACGCCTGGACGGTCAACTCCCCCGATCAGCTCGGCCCGGAGAACCACGCCGACTTCCTGGCCGCCATCCGCGACCCGGCCACCGTGCACGGGATGGTCGAGGACTACCGGGCCGGCCTCGGCATCGACCGGCGCACGGAAGAGGAGGACCGCGCCGCCGGCCGGCAGATCGACTGCCCGATGCTGATGCTCTGGTCGACCAAGGACGACCTCGAACAGCTGTACGGCGACCCGCTGGCGATCTGGCGGCCATGGTGCCCGCAGGTCATCGGACACGGCATCGACTCCACCCACCATGTCGCCGAACAGGCTCCCGGCGCGCTGGTCGACACCCTTCGCGGCTTCCTCTGA
- a CDS encoding GAF and ANTAR domain-containing protein, translated as MPPLDPAAADMAETFARLSLELHDADGVEETIDAVVQFALQALNCSFAGVALNTRGSKPQVAAVTDPVVADVYDLQLNSSIGPLVTSLRERRTVLIRDTGADNRWPEWAAKVAGLGVRSVLDVPLLTGNDTTRTVGVLGLYSPFPDAFSEDDEAIAHILARHAAVAVASARHDETMTSAVDARKLVGQAMGILMERFDVDGDRAFAILRRYSQDNNVKLRDVAQQLIDTRKLPQHSYGGSAR; from the coding sequence ATGCCCCCGCTCGACCCTGCCGCCGCCGACATGGCGGAGACCTTCGCCCGGCTGTCCCTGGAGCTCCACGACGCCGACGGCGTCGAGGAGACCATCGATGCCGTCGTCCAGTTCGCTCTCCAGGCCCTGAACTGCAGCTTTGCCGGTGTCGCACTCAATACGAGAGGCTCCAAGCCGCAGGTCGCCGCGGTGACCGATCCGGTGGTGGCCGATGTGTACGACCTGCAGCTCAACTCCTCGATCGGTCCGCTGGTCACCTCCTTGCGTGAACGCCGGACCGTGCTCATCCGGGACACCGGCGCCGACAACCGCTGGCCCGAATGGGCGGCCAAGGTGGCCGGCCTGGGCGTCCGCAGTGTGCTGGACGTTCCCCTGCTGACCGGTAACGACACCACCCGCACGGTCGGCGTACTGGGCCTCTACAGCCCTTTTCCGGATGCGTTCAGCGAGGACGACGAGGCGATCGCGCACATCCTCGCGCGGCACGCTGCCGTCGCGGTCGCCTCCGCGCGGCACGACGAGACCATGACGTCCGCGGTCGACGCCCGCAAACTCGTCGGCCAGGCGATGGGCATCCTGATGGAGCGCTTCGACGTCGACGGCGACCGGGCCTTCGCGATCCTGCGCCGCTACTCGCAGGACAACAACGTCAAGCTGCGCGACGTCGCCCAGCAGCTGATCGACACCCGCAAACTGCCTCAGCACAGCTACGGCGGCTCAGCCAGGTAG
- a CDS encoding MAPEG family protein has product MSTVTIVSIALMGILLFLLGANVTRHRAIAGSKGGNQQPTDPTDRLLIAIRAHGNAAEYIPTMIVLVLVCSALSDSWWVDALAVAALVVRTVHAAGMLTSKTLATHGPLRDVGAMGTYLVGITLGVTAIAVM; this is encoded by the coding sequence ATGAGTACCGTCACCATCGTCTCGATCGCCCTGATGGGCATCCTGCTGTTCCTGCTCGGCGCCAACGTCACACGACACCGCGCGATCGCCGGCTCGAAAGGCGGGAACCAGCAGCCGACCGATCCCACCGACCGCCTGCTGATCGCGATCCGGGCACACGGCAACGCCGCCGAGTACATCCCGACCATGATCGTCCTGGTGCTGGTCTGCTCGGCGTTGTCGGACAGTTGGTGGGTCGACGCGCTGGCCGTCGCCGCGTTGGTGGTGAGGACTGTGCACGCCGCCGGAATGCTCACCTCGAAGACCCTTGCCACGCACGGTCCGCTGCGCGACGTCGGCGCGATGGGCACCTACCTGGTCGGTATCACTCTCGGTGTCACAGCCATCGCCGTGATGTGA
- a CDS encoding Gfo/Idh/MocA family protein, with product MSQPLKLAVLGFWHVHAKDYAQQTEQHPGTELVAVWDDDRALGQAGADQFGVPYTDDLDALLSREDLDGVIITTATNVHRDLMVKAANAGKHIFTEKLLAPTVAEAEEIIAAADANNVKLVVSLPRLAHGYTKAIQEVLDSGELGQLTYGRVRLSHDGAIAKDGGSDGWLPRRFFDSEAAIGGALTDLGCHPVYLLQLFLGADAETVSATYRSVAGRDLEDNAVVTVGYADQKIGVIEAGFASPNPFTIELFGTAGSLTYTDEGNVLRVAGKELPVPDHSQDPFGQWVGHITDGTRADDNLARAVELTRMVVAANEAAATGRTVPYAGRQA from the coding sequence GTGTCGCAACCGCTCAAGCTCGCGGTCCTGGGGTTCTGGCACGTTCACGCGAAGGACTACGCCCAACAGACCGAGCAGCATCCCGGCACGGAACTGGTCGCCGTGTGGGACGACGACCGCGCACTCGGCCAGGCCGGCGCGGATCAGTTCGGCGTACCGTACACCGATGATCTCGACGCGCTGCTGAGTCGCGAGGACCTCGACGGCGTCATCATCACGACGGCGACCAACGTGCACCGCGACCTGATGGTCAAGGCGGCGAACGCGGGCAAGCACATCTTCACCGAGAAGCTGCTCGCGCCGACCGTCGCCGAGGCGGAGGAGATCATCGCCGCCGCCGACGCCAACAACGTCAAGCTCGTGGTCTCGCTGCCCAGGCTCGCCCACGGTTACACCAAGGCGATCCAGGAGGTGCTCGACAGCGGCGAGCTCGGACAGCTCACGTACGGCCGCGTCCGGCTCTCCCACGATGGAGCCATCGCCAAGGACGGCGGATCCGACGGCTGGTTGCCCCGGCGCTTCTTCGACTCCGAGGCTGCCATCGGTGGCGCGCTGACCGACCTCGGCTGTCACCCCGTCTACCTGCTCCAGCTCTTCCTCGGTGCCGACGCTGAAACCGTCAGCGCGACGTACCGGTCGGTGGCCGGCCGCGACCTGGAGGACAACGCGGTGGTGACGGTCGGGTACGCCGACCAGAAGATCGGCGTGATCGAGGCCGGATTCGCCAGCCCGAACCCGTTCACGATCGAGCTCTTCGGCACCGCCGGCAGCCTGACCTACACAGACGAAGGCAACGTACTGCGGGTCGCAGGCAAGGAACTTCCCGTGCCCGACCACAGCCAGGATCCCTTCGGCCAATGGGTCGGCCACATCACCGACGGCACCCGGGCCGACGACAACCTCGCCCGTGCCGTGGAACTGACCCGGATGGTCGTCGCCGCCAACGAGGCCGCCGCCACCGGCCGGACCGTCCCGTACGCCGGCCGCCAGGCCTGA
- a CDS encoding Gfo/Idh/MocA family protein has translation MPQIKVGLIGAGGIASAHIKGYREHADKIGVTAVADAVQETAVARGAELGATPYTDYRQMLETEDLDAVDICLPHHLHQDAIVAAAEAGKHILCEKPLCLTAEEAAAVRTAVSANGVTLMCAHNQLFMPAVAKAKELLDAGTLGTVYEVRTTDSFYNDFDPANMGWRASTKTSGGGELIDTGYHPTYLMLHLAGGSPVEATAMLSTHRLKFMEGEDSAQVLIRFDNGVVGQLVTSWAYQPAASTERFSVVGELGALHSDGSSVTTRLRSGETTTIELEPVDTFVAEIGHFADSLLGKTRPLHTEEEGIAVLGILLAAYEGARTKTIAPVLRVG, from the coding sequence ATGCCACAAATCAAAGTCGGCCTGATCGGGGCCGGCGGAATCGCGTCCGCGCACATCAAGGGATACCGCGAGCACGCGGACAAGATCGGCGTCACCGCGGTGGCCGACGCGGTCCAGGAAACGGCCGTTGCCCGCGGCGCCGAGCTGGGCGCCACGCCGTACACGGACTATCGCCAGATGCTCGAGACCGAGGACCTCGACGCGGTCGACATCTGCCTGCCACATCACCTGCACCAGGACGCCATCGTCGCCGCCGCCGAGGCGGGCAAGCACATCCTGTGCGAGAAGCCGCTCTGCCTCACCGCGGAAGAAGCCGCGGCCGTCCGTACGGCGGTCAGCGCGAACGGCGTGACGTTGATGTGCGCGCACAACCAGCTCTTCATGCCCGCCGTGGCCAAGGCCAAGGAACTGCTCGACGCCGGAACCCTGGGCACCGTCTACGAGGTGCGGACCACCGACAGCTTCTACAACGACTTCGACCCCGCGAACATGGGCTGGCGCGCCAGCACCAAGACGAGCGGTGGTGGCGAGCTGATCGATACCGGGTACCACCCGACGTACCTGATGCTGCACCTGGCCGGCGGCTCTCCGGTCGAGGCGACCGCGATGCTGTCCACCCATCGGCTGAAGTTCATGGAGGGCGAGGACTCCGCGCAGGTACTGATCAGGTTCGACAACGGCGTCGTCGGTCAACTGGTGACCAGTTGGGCTTATCAGCCGGCCGCCAGCACCGAGCGCTTCTCCGTCGTCGGTGAACTCGGTGCTCTGCACAGCGACGGCAGTTCCGTCACCACTCGGCTCCGCTCCGGTGAGACCACGACCATCGAGCTGGAACCGGTCGACACCTTCGTCGCCGAGATCGGCCACTTCGCCGACTCGCTGCTCGGCAAGACGCGCCCGCTGCACACCGAGGAGGAAGGCATCGCCGTTCTGGGCATCCTGCTCGCCGCCTACGAAGGGGCTCGCACCAAGACCATCGCGCCCGTGCTCCGAGTCGGTTGA